In one window of Solanum pennellii chromosome 2, SPENNV200 DNA:
- the LOC107011582 gene encoding CSC1-like protein HYP1 isoform X1, with amino-acid sequence MILSALLTSVGINLGLCFLFFTLYSILRKQPGNAEVYAPRLVAEGRSQQISNFNLERLLPSAGWVTRAWRPSEAELLANSGLDAVVFMRIFIFSAKVFTFAVIVGIFILLPINYMGKQLSLDLFDLPNKSLESFTISNVDDGSNRLWIHFSAVYIFTAVVCYLLYVEYDYISTKRVSYFCSSKPHPHQFTILVRSIPASSGRSYSETVESFFSEYYPATYLSHWVVRRASKLQGLIKNSKRLYRRLVNLKSANHDRERFGRAGFMGLFGQRVDLLDHYEKKLEVIEDNVRAEQSSCLGKEVGAAFVSFRTRFAAASATHMQQGVNPTQWVTEPAPDPEDVYWPFFSASFLKRWISNLVVVVACILLTVLFLIPVLIVQGLTHLEQLEIWFPFLKGLLRIAFVSQVITGYLPSLVLQLFLYVVPSIMIMFSSIQGYIAMSQIEKSACIKVLWFTIWNIFFANVLSGSALYRVEIFLEPKNIPAILAVAVPGQATFFIAYVVTSGWTSTSSELFQLSTLVFNFIKRNICRKYDDEFEVPSVPYHSEIPRILLFGLLGITYFFLAPLILPFLLVYYCLGYLIYRNQLLNVYAPKYETGGKLWPIVHDSMIFSLILMHVIAIGIFGLKKLPLASSLTVPLPILTLVFNSYCRRRFLPMFKSYSVESLLKKDKEEQNDPTVASFHERLATAYQDPALLHVGYSGNNASIIAPLLGTAEVDA; translated from the exons ATGATCCTCTCAGCACTTTTGACTTCTGTTGGAATAAATCTTGGACTTTGTTTTCTGTTCTTCACATTGTATTCTATATTGAGAAAGCAGCCAGGAAATGCAGAAGTTTATGCACCACGCTTGGTTGCTGAGGGGAGATCTCAGCAAATCAGTAATTTCAATTTGGAGAGACTTTTGCCGTCAGCTGGTTGGGTGACAAGAGCATGGCGACCCTCAGAAGCAGAGCTCTTAGCCAACTCAGGCTTGGATGCTGTTGTTTTCATGCGCATTTTTATATTCAG TGCTAAAGTTTTTACCTTTGCTGTCATCGTGGGGATTTTCATTCTTCTGCCTATCAATTACATGGGGAAACAACTAAGTCTTGATTTGTTTGACTTGCCCAATAAGTCTCTGGAATCATTCACTATCTCAAATGTTGACGACGGATCAAACAG GTTATGGATCCATTTCTCAGCTGTGTATATTTTCACAGCAGTTGTTTGCTATCTTCTTTACGTT GAGTATGACTATATTTCAACAAAAAgagtttcatatttttgttcatcaaaACCTCATCCACATCAGTTCACCATTTTAGTTCGAAGTATTCCAGCTTCATCAGGAAGAAGTTACAGTGAAACAGTTGAAAGTTTTTTCTCAGAGTATTATCCTGCTACATATCTTTCACACTGGGTTGTCCGGCGAGCAAGCAAACTCCAAGGTCTCATT AAAAATTCTAAAAGGTTGTACAGGAGGCTTGTGAACTTGAAATCAGCAAACCATGATCGAGAAAGGTTCGGGCGTGCTGGTTTCATGGGACTTTTTGGACAGAGAGTTGATCTACTTGATCACTATGAAAAGAAGCTGGAAGTTATCGAAGATAATGTAAGGGCCGAACAATCTTCATGTCTGGGAAAG GAGGTAGGAGCTGCCTTTGTATCTTTCCGAACACGTTTTGCCGCAGCTTCAGCTACACACATGCAGCAAGGTGTAAATCCTACACAATGGGTCACTGAGCCTGCTCCTGATCCAGAGGATGTGTATTGGCCTTTCTTTTCAGCATCATTTCTAAAGAGATGGATTAGCAACCTGGTGGTTGTTGTGGCATGCATCCTCCTTACAGTGCTATTTCTTATACCCGTTTTAATAGTCCAAGGGCTTACACATCTTGAGCAGTTGGAAATCTGGTTTCCCTTTTTGAAAGGATTGCTTAGAAT AGCATTTGTTAGCCAAGTGATTACCGGATATCTTCCTAGTCTTGTACTTCAACTGTTTCTCTATGTTGTGCCATCCATAATGATTATGTTCTCATCCATACAAGGATACATTGCTATGAGCCAGATAGAGAAAAGTGCATGCATCAAAGTTCTTTGGTTTACTATATGGAACATTTTTTTTGCAAATGTGCTCTCTGGATCGGCTCTCTATCGAGTTGAAATTTTTCTTGAGCCCAAAAATATTCCTGCCATATTAGCTGTAGCAGTTCCAGGACAG GCAACTTTCTTTATCGCCTATGTGGTTACATCTGGATGGACCAGCACTTCCTCAGAACTTTTTCAGCTGTCGACGCTcgttttcaattttataaagagaaatatttgtaggaaatatgatGATGAGTTTGAGGTCCCTTCAGTTCCTTACCACAGTGAAATTCCCAGGATTCTTTTGTTTGGCCTCCTTGGTATAACATACTTCTTCCTTGCTCCCCTAATTCTGCCATTCCTCTTGGTTTACTACTGTCTGGGGTATCTCATCTACCGGAACCAG CTGCTGAATGTATATGCACCCAAGTATGAGACTGGTGGAAAGTTGTGGCCTATAGTACATGATTCTATGATTTTCTCCTTGATACTGATGCATGTTATAGCCATTGGAATATTTGGGCTAAAGAAACTTCCTCTCGCTTCAAGCTTAACAGTTCCTCTTCCAATCCTTACTCTTGTGTTCAACAGCTATTGTAGGAGACGCTTCCTACCTATGTTCAAGTCTTATTCAGTCGAG AGTTTGCTAAAAAAGGATAAAGAGGAGCAAAATGATCCTACAGTTGCAAGTTTTCATGAGAGACTAGCCACAGCATATCAAGATCCAGCACTGCTGCATGTCGGATATTCTGGAAATAATGCAAGTATCATTGCCCCCCTTCTTGGTACTGCTGAAGTTGATGCTTAG
- the LOC107011582 gene encoding CSC1-like protein HYP1 isoform X3, whose protein sequence is MFIIASVPNFTPYVYFHAKVFTFAVIVGIFILLPINYMGKQLSLDLFDLPNKSLESFTISNVDDGSNRLWIHFSAVYIFTAVVCYLLYVEYDYISTKRVSYFCSSKPHPHQFTILVRSIPASSGRSYSETVESFFSEYYPATYLSHWVVRRASKLQGLIKNSKRLYRRLVNLKSANHDRERFGRAGFMGLFGQRVDLLDHYEKKLEVIEDNVRAEQSSCLGKEVGAAFVSFRTRFAAASATHMQQGVNPTQWVTEPAPDPEDVYWPFFSASFLKRWISNLVVVVACILLTVLFLIPVLIVQGLTHLEQLEIWFPFLKGLLRIAFVSQVITGYLPSLVLQLFLYVVPSIMIMFSSIQGYIAMSQIEKSACIKVLWFTIWNIFFANVLSGSALYRVEIFLEPKNIPAILAVAVPGQATFFIAYVVTSGWTSTSSELFQLSTLVFNFIKRNICRKYDDEFEVPSVPYHSEIPRILLFGLLGITYFFLAPLILPFLLVYYCLGYLIYRNQLLNVYAPKYETGGKLWPIVHDSMIFSLILMHVIAIGIFGLKKLPLASSLTVPLPILTLVFNSYCRRRFLPMFKSYSVESLLKKDKEEQNDPTVASFHERLATAYQDPALLHVGYSGNNASIIAPLLGTAEVDA, encoded by the exons ATGTTTATTATAGCTTCTGTGCCGAACTTCACACCTTATGTTTATTTCCA TGCTAAAGTTTTTACCTTTGCTGTCATCGTGGGGATTTTCATTCTTCTGCCTATCAATTACATGGGGAAACAACTAAGTCTTGATTTGTTTGACTTGCCCAATAAGTCTCTGGAATCATTCACTATCTCAAATGTTGACGACGGATCAAACAG GTTATGGATCCATTTCTCAGCTGTGTATATTTTCACAGCAGTTGTTTGCTATCTTCTTTACGTT GAGTATGACTATATTTCAACAAAAAgagtttcatatttttgttcatcaaaACCTCATCCACATCAGTTCACCATTTTAGTTCGAAGTATTCCAGCTTCATCAGGAAGAAGTTACAGTGAAACAGTTGAAAGTTTTTTCTCAGAGTATTATCCTGCTACATATCTTTCACACTGGGTTGTCCGGCGAGCAAGCAAACTCCAAGGTCTCATT AAAAATTCTAAAAGGTTGTACAGGAGGCTTGTGAACTTGAAATCAGCAAACCATGATCGAGAAAGGTTCGGGCGTGCTGGTTTCATGGGACTTTTTGGACAGAGAGTTGATCTACTTGATCACTATGAAAAGAAGCTGGAAGTTATCGAAGATAATGTAAGGGCCGAACAATCTTCATGTCTGGGAAAG GAGGTAGGAGCTGCCTTTGTATCTTTCCGAACACGTTTTGCCGCAGCTTCAGCTACACACATGCAGCAAGGTGTAAATCCTACACAATGGGTCACTGAGCCTGCTCCTGATCCAGAGGATGTGTATTGGCCTTTCTTTTCAGCATCATTTCTAAAGAGATGGATTAGCAACCTGGTGGTTGTTGTGGCATGCATCCTCCTTACAGTGCTATTTCTTATACCCGTTTTAATAGTCCAAGGGCTTACACATCTTGAGCAGTTGGAAATCTGGTTTCCCTTTTTGAAAGGATTGCTTAGAAT AGCATTTGTTAGCCAAGTGATTACCGGATATCTTCCTAGTCTTGTACTTCAACTGTTTCTCTATGTTGTGCCATCCATAATGATTATGTTCTCATCCATACAAGGATACATTGCTATGAGCCAGATAGAGAAAAGTGCATGCATCAAAGTTCTTTGGTTTACTATATGGAACATTTTTTTTGCAAATGTGCTCTCTGGATCGGCTCTCTATCGAGTTGAAATTTTTCTTGAGCCCAAAAATATTCCTGCCATATTAGCTGTAGCAGTTCCAGGACAG GCAACTTTCTTTATCGCCTATGTGGTTACATCTGGATGGACCAGCACTTCCTCAGAACTTTTTCAGCTGTCGACGCTcgttttcaattttataaagagaaatatttgtaggaaatatgatGATGAGTTTGAGGTCCCTTCAGTTCCTTACCACAGTGAAATTCCCAGGATTCTTTTGTTTGGCCTCCTTGGTATAACATACTTCTTCCTTGCTCCCCTAATTCTGCCATTCCTCTTGGTTTACTACTGTCTGGGGTATCTCATCTACCGGAACCAG CTGCTGAATGTATATGCACCCAAGTATGAGACTGGTGGAAAGTTGTGGCCTATAGTACATGATTCTATGATTTTCTCCTTGATACTGATGCATGTTATAGCCATTGGAATATTTGGGCTAAAGAAACTTCCTCTCGCTTCAAGCTTAACAGTTCCTCTTCCAATCCTTACTCTTGTGTTCAACAGCTATTGTAGGAGACGCTTCCTACCTATGTTCAAGTCTTATTCAGTCGAG AGTTTGCTAAAAAAGGATAAAGAGGAGCAAAATGATCCTACAGTTGCAAGTTTTCATGAGAGACTAGCCACAGCATATCAAGATCCAGCACTGCTGCATGTCGGATATTCTGGAAATAATGCAAGTATCATTGCCCCCCTTCTTGGTACTGCTGAAGTTGATGCTTAG
- the LOC107011582 gene encoding CSC1-like protein HYP1 isoform X2, with protein sequence MILSALLTSVGINLGLCFLFFTLYSILRKQPGNAEVYAPRLVAEGRSQQISNFNLERLLPSAGWVTRAWRPSEAELLANSGLDAVVFMRIFIFSAKVFTFAVIVGIFILLPINYMGKQLSLDLFDLPNKSLESFTISNVDDGSNSEIPPYFQEYDYISTKRVSYFCSSKPHPHQFTILVRSIPASSGRSYSETVESFFSEYYPATYLSHWVVRRASKLQGLIKNSKRLYRRLVNLKSANHDRERFGRAGFMGLFGQRVDLLDHYEKKLEVIEDNVRAEQSSCLGKEVGAAFVSFRTRFAAASATHMQQGVNPTQWVTEPAPDPEDVYWPFFSASFLKRWISNLVVVVACILLTVLFLIPVLIVQGLTHLEQLEIWFPFLKGLLRIAFVSQVITGYLPSLVLQLFLYVVPSIMIMFSSIQGYIAMSQIEKSACIKVLWFTIWNIFFANVLSGSALYRVEIFLEPKNIPAILAVAVPGQATFFIAYVVTSGWTSTSSELFQLSTLVFNFIKRNICRKYDDEFEVPSVPYHSEIPRILLFGLLGITYFFLAPLILPFLLVYYCLGYLIYRNQLLNVYAPKYETGGKLWPIVHDSMIFSLILMHVIAIGIFGLKKLPLASSLTVPLPILTLVFNSYCRRRFLPMFKSYSVESLLKKDKEEQNDPTVASFHERLATAYQDPALLHVGYSGNNASIIAPLLGTAEVDA encoded by the exons ATGATCCTCTCAGCACTTTTGACTTCTGTTGGAATAAATCTTGGACTTTGTTTTCTGTTCTTCACATTGTATTCTATATTGAGAAAGCAGCCAGGAAATGCAGAAGTTTATGCACCACGCTTGGTTGCTGAGGGGAGATCTCAGCAAATCAGTAATTTCAATTTGGAGAGACTTTTGCCGTCAGCTGGTTGGGTGACAAGAGCATGGCGACCCTCAGAAGCAGAGCTCTTAGCCAACTCAGGCTTGGATGCTGTTGTTTTCATGCGCATTTTTATATTCAG TGCTAAAGTTTTTACCTTTGCTGTCATCGTGGGGATTTTCATTCTTCTGCCTATCAATTACATGGGGAAACAACTAAGTCTTGATTTGTTTGACTTGCCCAATAAGTCTCTGGAATCATTCACTATCTCAAATGTTGACGACGGATCAAACAG TGAAATACCACCTTATTTCCAGGAGTATGACTATATTTCAACAAAAAgagtttcatatttttgttcatcaaaACCTCATCCACATCAGTTCACCATTTTAGTTCGAAGTATTCCAGCTTCATCAGGAAGAAGTTACAGTGAAACAGTTGAAAGTTTTTTCTCAGAGTATTATCCTGCTACATATCTTTCACACTGGGTTGTCCGGCGAGCAAGCAAACTCCAAGGTCTCATT AAAAATTCTAAAAGGTTGTACAGGAGGCTTGTGAACTTGAAATCAGCAAACCATGATCGAGAAAGGTTCGGGCGTGCTGGTTTCATGGGACTTTTTGGACAGAGAGTTGATCTACTTGATCACTATGAAAAGAAGCTGGAAGTTATCGAAGATAATGTAAGGGCCGAACAATCTTCATGTCTGGGAAAG GAGGTAGGAGCTGCCTTTGTATCTTTCCGAACACGTTTTGCCGCAGCTTCAGCTACACACATGCAGCAAGGTGTAAATCCTACACAATGGGTCACTGAGCCTGCTCCTGATCCAGAGGATGTGTATTGGCCTTTCTTTTCAGCATCATTTCTAAAGAGATGGATTAGCAACCTGGTGGTTGTTGTGGCATGCATCCTCCTTACAGTGCTATTTCTTATACCCGTTTTAATAGTCCAAGGGCTTACACATCTTGAGCAGTTGGAAATCTGGTTTCCCTTTTTGAAAGGATTGCTTAGAAT AGCATTTGTTAGCCAAGTGATTACCGGATATCTTCCTAGTCTTGTACTTCAACTGTTTCTCTATGTTGTGCCATCCATAATGATTATGTTCTCATCCATACAAGGATACATTGCTATGAGCCAGATAGAGAAAAGTGCATGCATCAAAGTTCTTTGGTTTACTATATGGAACATTTTTTTTGCAAATGTGCTCTCTGGATCGGCTCTCTATCGAGTTGAAATTTTTCTTGAGCCCAAAAATATTCCTGCCATATTAGCTGTAGCAGTTCCAGGACAG GCAACTTTCTTTATCGCCTATGTGGTTACATCTGGATGGACCAGCACTTCCTCAGAACTTTTTCAGCTGTCGACGCTcgttttcaattttataaagagaaatatttgtaggaaatatgatGATGAGTTTGAGGTCCCTTCAGTTCCTTACCACAGTGAAATTCCCAGGATTCTTTTGTTTGGCCTCCTTGGTATAACATACTTCTTCCTTGCTCCCCTAATTCTGCCATTCCTCTTGGTTTACTACTGTCTGGGGTATCTCATCTACCGGAACCAG CTGCTGAATGTATATGCACCCAAGTATGAGACTGGTGGAAAGTTGTGGCCTATAGTACATGATTCTATGATTTTCTCCTTGATACTGATGCATGTTATAGCCATTGGAATATTTGGGCTAAAGAAACTTCCTCTCGCTTCAAGCTTAACAGTTCCTCTTCCAATCCTTACTCTTGTGTTCAACAGCTATTGTAGGAGACGCTTCCTACCTATGTTCAAGTCTTATTCAGTCGAG AGTTTGCTAAAAAAGGATAAAGAGGAGCAAAATGATCCTACAGTTGCAAGTTTTCATGAGAGACTAGCCACAGCATATCAAGATCCAGCACTGCTGCATGTCGGATATTCTGGAAATAATGCAAGTATCATTGCCCCCCTTCTTGGTACTGCTGAAGTTGATGCTTAG
- the LOC107011435 gene encoding ARF guanine-nucleotide exchange factor GNOM-like has translation MMGCPNQQSGVEPKDHTIKPSRGALECMVNSEIGAVLAVMRRNVRWGFRYTAEDDQLEYSLIQSFKELRKKIFSWRHEWNNVDPLLYLKPFLDVIQSDETGAPITGVALSSVYKFLTLGIIESADMNVDKALQQIVDAVTSCRFEVTDPASEEVVLMKILQVLLACMKSKASKNLTNHHVCNIVNTCFRLVHQASAKSELLQRIARHTMHELVRCIFVHLPDIESRVCADPETGKKQEDNGCFDVAVGNDQTDEKTRKKDIACNGENPMMDPHGVPCMVEIFHFLCSLLNVMESIEIGSRSNPIAYEEDVPLFALGLINSAIELGGAAFGDHPKLLALIQEELFHNLMRFGLSMSPLILSTVCSIVLNLYHHLRFKLKLQLEAFFSGVLLKIAQSKHGASYQLQEVAMETLVDFCRQHMFVAEMYANYDCDISCSNIFEELANLLSKSTFPVNSPLSALNTLALDGLIAMIQGMAERIGRDSLVSDQGSFNLDEFRPFWVEICKDYNDPDHWVPFVHKMKQIKKKLLVGVDHFNRDPKKGMEYLQAVHLLPDKLDPESVACFFRFSNGLDKNLVGDFLGSHEEFYIQVLHEFSRTFDFQDMNLDTALRIFLETFRLPGESQKIHRVLEAFSERYYEQAPDVLANKDAALVLSYSLIMLNTDQHNTQVKKKMTEEDFIRNNRRINGGNDLPREFLSELYHSICENEIRISSDRGADTPVLPPSHWIGLVHKSRQTSPFIVCDHGPYLDYDMFAMLSGQTIASISVVLDHVEQEDVWQTCIDGFLAIAKISASYSFDDVLDDLVVSLCKFTTLLLPSYTDEFIVTFAQDNKARLATLAVFTIANKYGDHIRSGWKNILECILSLHNFGLLPTRLFNDAADDVDSTSDAYKSKPAAASPSAPHVPSLAPSRKSSGLMGRFSQLLYLDAEEPAPQPNEKQLAARQQTLQTIQNCHIDTIFAESKFLQAESLSQLVRALVMAAGRPHKGNISLEDEETAVFCLELLIAITINNRDRIMLLWQVVYEHIASVVQSTTMPCTLVEKAVFGLLRICQRLLPYKENLTDELLKSLQLILKLDARVADAFLEQITQEVMHLVKSNAMQIRSNMGWRTIISLLSITARHPEASEAGFETLSFIMADGAHLLPANYILCLNAASHFADSRIGSVDQAVRSLDLMAGSLVCLVRWSHKTKDALGEEAAMKMSQDITEMWLRLVQGLRKFCLDWREEVRGHAILMLQRCLTVVEGIHISTDLWLQCFDQIIFTMLDELLELAPQGSLKDYRSIEGAIFLSLKLMFKVFLQSLEHLSQLPSFCKLWLGLLDHTERCMKMKFKGRRSEKIPELVPELLKNTLLIMKTSGILIPSDPVGGDSFWQLTWLHVHKICPSLQSEVFPSSELEQLQKQQIQAGCSPLSEGSVLVSPS, from the exons ATGATGGGGTGCCCTAATCAGCAGAGTGGAGTAGAACCCAAGGATCATACTATAAAGCCTTCCAGAGGTGCCTTAGAATGTATGGTGAATTCAGAAATTGGTGCTGTTTTAGCCGTGATGAGGAGAAATGTTAGGTGGGGATTTCGTTATACTGCTGAAGATGATCAACTCGAGTATTCTCTCATCCAATCTTTCAAGgaattaagaaaaaagatatTCTCATGGAGACATGAGTGGAACAATGTTGATCCACTTCTATACCTTAAGCCCTTCTTGGATGTGATCCAATCTGATGAGACTGGTGCACCGATAACTGGTGTTGCATTGTCATCTGTTTACAAGTTCTTGACTCTAGGAATAATCGAATCAGCTGACATGAATGTGGACAAAGCTTTGCAGCAGATAGTTGACGCTGTGACAAGCTGCCGTTTTGAAGTGACTGATCCTGCCTCTGAGGAAGTGGTGCTAATGAAGATACTTCAAGTTCTTTTGGCTTGTATGAAAAGTAAAGCATCAAAGAATTTGACCAACCATCACGTATGCAACATAGTAAACACTTGCTTCCGATTGGTTCATCAAGCAAGTGCTAAAAGTGAACTTCTGCAGAGAATAGCACGCCACACGATGCATGAATTGGTTAGATGTATCTTCGTTCACCTGCCTGACATTGAAAGCAGAGTGTGTGCTGATCCAGAG ACTGGCAAGAAACAAGAAGACAATGGATGTTTTGATGTGGCCGTAGGGAATGATCAAACAGATGAGAAAACTAGAAAAAAGGATATCGCCTGTAATGGAGAAAACCCAATGATGGATCCTCATGGGGTCCCCTGCATGGTGGAGATATTTCATTTCCTATGTTCTCTTCTGAATGTGATGGAGTCCATTGAAATTGGTTCAAGATCCAACCCTATAGCGTATGAAGAAGATGTCCCATTATTTGCGCTGGGTTTAATTAATTCAGCCATAGAACTAGGTGGTGCTGCTTTTGGAGATCATCCCAAGTTGTTGGCTCTGATACAGGAGGAATTGTTCCACAATCTGATGCGTTTTGGGTTGTCAATGAGTCCTTTAATTCTTTCGACAGTTTGTAGCattgttttaaatttgtatCATCATCTGCGTTTTAAGTTAAAGCTACAACTTGAAGCCTTTTTCTCTGGTGTTTTACTGAAGATTGCCCAGAGCAAGCATGGAGCGTCGTATCAACTTCAGGAGGTTGCCATGGAAACACTTGTTGACTTCTGCAGACAGCATATGTTCGTGGCAGAAATGTATGCAAATTATGATTGTGACATATCCTGCAGCaatatttttgaagaacttGCCAACCTGTTATCAAAAAGCACATTTCCAGTTAATAGTCCACTTTCAGCTCTAAATACGCTTGCCCTGGATGGTCTAATTGCCATGATTCAGGGTATGGCTGAGAGAATAGGCCGGGATTCATTAGTTTCAGATCAAGGTTCATTTAATCTTGATGAATTTAGACCATTTTGGGTAGAAATATGCAAGGACTATAATGATCCTGATCATTGGGTTCCTTTTGTCCATAAGATGaagcaaataaagaaaaagttgtTGGTTGGTGTTGATCACTTTAACCGTGATCCAAAGAAGGGTATGGAATATCTCCAAGCAGTGCATCTGTTACCTGATAAACTTGATCCAGAAAGTGTAGCATGTTTCTTTAGATTTTCAAATGGCTTGGATAAGAATCTTGTTGGGGACTTCTTGGGAAGTCATGAAGAATTCTATATTCAAGTGCTTCATGAATTTTCAAGGACATTTGATTTTCAGGATATGAACCTAGACACTGCCTTGCGTATATTCTTGGAGACGTTCAGATTGCCTGGAGAATCACAGAAAATACACAGGGTGCTTGAAGCGTTCTCTGAACGATATTATGAGCAAGCACCAGATGTTCTGGCTAACAAAGATGCTGCACTTGTGTTATCATATTCACTAATCATGCTGAATACGGATCAACACAATACACAGGTCAAGAAGAAGATGACGGAGGAAGATTTCATCCGCAACAACCGGAGAATAAACGGAGGAAATGACCTCCCTCGAGAATTTTTGTCTGAGCTTTACCACTCCATCTGTGAGAATGAGATCCGGATTTCCTCAGATCGAGGTGCTGATACCCCAGTGCTGCCACCAAGTCATTGGATTGGTCTGGTCCACAAATCGAGGCAAACTTCCCCGTTTATTGTCTGTGATCATGGACCTTATCTTGATTATGATATGTTCGCTATGCTGTCTGGTCAGACAATTGCTTCCATCTCAGTGGTTTTAGATCATGTGGAGCAGGAAGATGTCTGGCAAACATGCATTGATGGATTTCTTGCCATTGCCAAAATTTCAGCCTCCTACAGCTTTGATGatgtattggatgatttagtAGTATCTCTATGCAAGTTCACAACTCTTTTGCTTCCATCATATACTGATGAATTTATTGTTACATTTGCCCAAGATAATAAAGCTAGATTGGCCACTTTAGCTGTCTTTACAATAGCAAACAAGTATGGGGACCATATTCGTTCTGGTTGGAAAAACATCCTGGAATGCATTTTGAGCTTGCATAACTTTGGCCTTCTTCCTACTCGTCTTTTTAATGATGCTGCTGATGATGTGGATTCTACTTCTGATGCCTACAAAAGCAAACCTGCTGCAGCTTCCCCATCAGCACCTCATGTGCCTTCATTGGCTCCATCAAGGAAGTCATCTGGCTTAATGGGCCGATTTAGCCAACTGTTATATCTTGATGCAGAAGAACCTGCACCTCAGCCAAATGAAAAGCAGCTTGCTGCCCGTCAGCAGACTCTTCAGACTATTCAGAATTGTCACATTGACACCATCTTTGCTGAGAGTAAGTTTTTGCAAGCAGAGTCCCTTTCACAGCTTGTCCGGGCCCTCGTGATGGCTGCGGGCCGGCCTCATAAGGGAAATATCTCTCTGGAAGATGAAGAGACTGCAGTATTCTGTCTAGAGTTGCTGATTGCAATCACGATAAACAACCGGGATAGGATAATGCTCCTTTGGCAAGTTGTTTATGAGCACATAGCAAGTGTTGTCCAGTCAACAACAATGCCTTGTACTTTAGTAGAGAAGGCTGTTTTTGGTCTGCTTCGGATATGCCAAAGGTTGCttccttacaaggaaaacctcACAGATGAGCTCCTCAAGTCACTGCAACTCATCTTAAAGCTTGATGCAAGGGTCGCCGATGCTTTTCTTGAACAGATAACCCAGGAGGTGATGCACCTTGTCAAATCAAACGCTATGCAGATACGATCTAATATGGGCTGGCGGACAATTATATCTCTGCTTTCTATTACAGCTCGGCATCCAGAAGCTTCTGAAGCAGGATTTGAAACTCTATCATTCATCATGGCTGATGGGGCCCACCTACTGCCTGCTAATTACATCCTTTGTTTAAATGCGGCAAGCCATTTTGCTGACTCCCGCATTGGAAGTGTTGATCAAGCTGTGAGATCCTTAGACCTGATGGCTGGGTCACTTGTTTGTCTTGTTAGATGGTCTCACAAAACAAAGGATGCTCTGGGGGAAGAGGCTGCTATGAAAATGTCTCAGGATATAACTGAGATGTGGTTGAGGCTGGTACAGGGACTCAGAAAGTTTTGTTTGGATTGGAGAGAAGAGGTGCGAGGTCATGCCATCTTGATGTTGCAGAGGTGCTTGACAGTAGTTGAGGGGATTCACATTTCAACTGATCTGTGGTTGCAGTGTTTTGATCAGATCATCTTTACAATGCTGGATGAATTGCTGGAACTTGCACCACAAGGTTCCTTGAAGGATTACAGGAGCATAGAAGGAGCAATTTTTCTGTCTCTGAAGCTCATGTTCAAAGTGTTTCTACAATCACTGGAGCATCTCTCACAGTTGCCATCCTTCTGCAAACTATGGTTAGGGTTACTGGATCATACTGAAAGATGCATGAAGATGAAATTTAAAGGTAGACGGAGTGAGAAGATTCCAGAACTTGTCCCTGAACTCCTAAAGAACACTCTACTTATCATGAAAACTAGTGGAATTCTCATACCAAGTGATCCTGTAGGAGGGGACAGTTTCTGGCAACTAACGTGGTTGCATGTGCACAAAATATGTCCATCCCTTCAATCAGAAGTTTTCCCTTCTAGTGAATTGGAGCAGTTGCAAAAGCAGCAAATTCAAGCTGGATGTAGCCCTCTCTCAGAGGGAAGTGTTCTAGTCTCACCTAGTTAA